From one Falco rusticolus isolate bFalRus1 chromosome 22, bFalRus1.pri, whole genome shotgun sequence genomic stretch:
- the LOC119140546 gene encoding E3 ubiquitin-protein ligase TRIM7-like isoform X1, with protein MAECDPLESLQKEASCSICLDYFRDPVSINCGHSFCRDCITRCSGKSDRRFTCPQCRGIAQKRKFRPNRELRNLAEIAKKLSSRAGYVAGAGSLCQKHQEPLKLFCQEDRVAICVVCDRSHAHRAHTVAPIEEAAQECKEQIQSKLKSLKDERERLQGLKLTREKRSQKYLQQARAERWKIMLVFKQLHQFQDEQEHLLLMWLEDVEKQIVQTQVENDRKISMEISHLGNLIHELEGMSPQPENKSLQDARSALTRCEARISQQLTEKFPRVEKRLKDLSQKNLVLKEALRKFKESLPVELDVQWANVTLDPDTANPHLILSEDRRSVRWDETPQNLPNNPQRFDTYCSVLGCEGFLVGRHYWEVQLGSRGFWAVGVARDSAWRKGWINLDPSQGIWAVGICGDKFQAFTSFETVQPLNGRPRTIRVSLDYEKGHVAFFDADNETLAFAFPLTSFNGEKILPFFWVWESSIQLAP; from the exons ATGGCTGAATGTGACCCACTGGAAAGTCTGCAGAAAGAAGCATCTTGCTCTATCTGCCTGGATTATTTCCGTGACCCTGTGTCCATCAACTGTGGACACAGCTTCTGCCGGGACTGCATCACGCGATGCTCAGGAAAATCAGACCGGCGCTTCACCTGCCCCCAGTGCCGAGGAATtgcccagaaaagaaaatttagacCAAACCGTGAGCTGAGGAACCTGGCAGAAATTGCCAAGAAGCTGAGCTCGCGGGCAGGGTACGTGGCCGgagcaggcagcctgtgccagaaGCATCAGGAACCCCTCAAGCTCTTCTGCCAGGAGGACCGGGTGGCCATCTGCGTGGTGTGCGACCGCTCCCACGCTCACCGCGCTCACACCGTCGCACCCATCGAAGAAGCTGCCCAGGAGTGCAAA GAGCAAATCCAAAGCAAACTGAAGAGCCTCAAGGATGAAAGAGAAAGGCTTCAAGGATTAAAACTgaccagggagaagagaagccAGAAGTATCTG CAGCAGGCAAGAGCCGAGAGGTGGAAAATCATGTTGGTGTTTAAGCAGCTGCACCAGTTCCAGGATGAGCAGGAGCATCTCCTCCTGATGTGGCTGGAAGATGTGGAGAAGCAGATAGTGCAGACCCAGGTGGAGAATGACAGGAAAATCTCCATGGAGATCTCCCACCTGGGCAACCTCATCCATGAGCTGGAGGGGATGAGCCCACAGCCAGAGAACAAATCCCTGCAG gATGCCAGGAGTGCCTTGACCAG GTGTGAAGCAAGGATTTCCCAGCAACTGACAGAGAAGTTTCCCAGAGTGGAAAAGAGACTCAAGGATTTATCTCAGAAAAACCTTGTTCTGAAGGAAGCCCTGAGGAAATTCAAAG aGAGCCTCCCAGTTGAACTGGATGTGCAATGGG CGAACGTGACTCTGGATCCAGACACAGCAAACCCCCACCTCATTCTCTCCGAGGACCGGAGGAGTGTGAGGTGGGATGAAACACCCCAGAATTTGCCCAACAATCCCCAGAGATTTGATACCTACTGCTCCGTCTTGGGTTGCGAAGGCTTCCTGGTGGGGAGGCACTACTGGGAagtgcagctggggagcaggggatTTTGGGCTGTGGGGGTGGCCAGAGACTCGGCGTGGAGAAAGGGTTGGATTAATCTTGACCCTTCCCAGGGGATATGGGCTGTTGGCATCTGTGGGGACAAGTTTCAAGCTTTCACCTCTTTTGAAACTGTTCAGCCTCTGAATGGGAGACCAAGGACTATCCGGGTCTCTCTCGATTACGAGAAGGGACACGTGGCTTTCTTTGATGCTGATAACGAGAccttggcttttgcttttcctctgactTCTTTCAATGGAGAGAAAATCCTGCCTTTCTTCTGGGTTTGGGAGTCCAGCATCCAGCTGGCTCCCTAA
- the LOC119140546 gene encoding E3 ubiquitin-protein ligase TRIM7-like isoform X2 has protein sequence MAECDPLESLQKEASCSICLDYFRDPVSINCGHSFCRDCITRCSGKSDRRFTCPQCRGIAQKRKFRPNRELRNLAEIAKKLSSRAGYVAGAGSLCQKHQEPLKLFCQEDRVAICVVCDRSHAHRAHTVAPIEEAAQECKEQIQSKLKSLKDERERLQGLKLTREKRSQKYLQARAERWKIMLVFKQLHQFQDEQEHLLLMWLEDVEKQIVQTQVENDRKISMEISHLGNLIHELEGMSPQPENKSLQDARSALTRCEARISQQLTEKFPRVEKRLKDLSQKNLVLKEALRKFKESLPVELDVQWANVTLDPDTANPHLILSEDRRSVRWDETPQNLPNNPQRFDTYCSVLGCEGFLVGRHYWEVQLGSRGFWAVGVARDSAWRKGWINLDPSQGIWAVGICGDKFQAFTSFETVQPLNGRPRTIRVSLDYEKGHVAFFDADNETLAFAFPLTSFNGEKILPFFWVWESSIQLAP, from the exons ATGGCTGAATGTGACCCACTGGAAAGTCTGCAGAAAGAAGCATCTTGCTCTATCTGCCTGGATTATTTCCGTGACCCTGTGTCCATCAACTGTGGACACAGCTTCTGCCGGGACTGCATCACGCGATGCTCAGGAAAATCAGACCGGCGCTTCACCTGCCCCCAGTGCCGAGGAATtgcccagaaaagaaaatttagacCAAACCGTGAGCTGAGGAACCTGGCAGAAATTGCCAAGAAGCTGAGCTCGCGGGCAGGGTACGTGGCCGgagcaggcagcctgtgccagaaGCATCAGGAACCCCTCAAGCTCTTCTGCCAGGAGGACCGGGTGGCCATCTGCGTGGTGTGCGACCGCTCCCACGCTCACCGCGCTCACACCGTCGCACCCATCGAAGAAGCTGCCCAGGAGTGCAAA GAGCAAATCCAAAGCAAACTGAAGAGCCTCAAGGATGAAAGAGAAAGGCTTCAAGGATTAAAACTgaccagggagaagagaagccAGAAGTATCTG CAGGCAAGAGCCGAGAGGTGGAAAATCATGTTGGTGTTTAAGCAGCTGCACCAGTTCCAGGATGAGCAGGAGCATCTCCTCCTGATGTGGCTGGAAGATGTGGAGAAGCAGATAGTGCAGACCCAGGTGGAGAATGACAGGAAAATCTCCATGGAGATCTCCCACCTGGGCAACCTCATCCATGAGCTGGAGGGGATGAGCCCACAGCCAGAGAACAAATCCCTGCAG gATGCCAGGAGTGCCTTGACCAG GTGTGAAGCAAGGATTTCCCAGCAACTGACAGAGAAGTTTCCCAGAGTGGAAAAGAGACTCAAGGATTTATCTCAGAAAAACCTTGTTCTGAAGGAAGCCCTGAGGAAATTCAAAG aGAGCCTCCCAGTTGAACTGGATGTGCAATGGG CGAACGTGACTCTGGATCCAGACACAGCAAACCCCCACCTCATTCTCTCCGAGGACCGGAGGAGTGTGAGGTGGGATGAAACACCCCAGAATTTGCCCAACAATCCCCAGAGATTTGATACCTACTGCTCCGTCTTGGGTTGCGAAGGCTTCCTGGTGGGGAGGCACTACTGGGAagtgcagctggggagcaggggatTTTGGGCTGTGGGGGTGGCCAGAGACTCGGCGTGGAGAAAGGGTTGGATTAATCTTGACCCTTCCCAGGGGATATGGGCTGTTGGCATCTGTGGGGACAAGTTTCAAGCTTTCACCTCTTTTGAAACTGTTCAGCCTCTGAATGGGAGACCAAGGACTATCCGGGTCTCTCTCGATTACGAGAAGGGACACGTGGCTTTCTTTGATGCTGATAACGAGAccttggcttttgcttttcctctgactTCTTTCAATGGAGAGAAAATCCTGCCTTTCTTCTGGGTTTGGGAGTCCAGCATCCAGCTGGCTCCCTAA